From Lolium perenne isolate Kyuss_39 chromosome 5, Kyuss_2.0, whole genome shotgun sequence, a single genomic window includes:
- the LOC127304693 gene encoding uncharacterized protein has product MGTRRVQDADYDVVIVGAGFSGINFAYRLQERNPELSYCILEGRHQVGGTWSLFQYPGIRSDSDLYTFGFPWRPWVEKQPIARGPLILNYLEASVAEAGIDNKIKFNHRVVSMDWSSASSTWTLNVTAGGGDDNEVVSMSMRARFVLLGTGYYDYEEPLEARIPGIDSFRGAVVHPQFWPRDLDYSGKNVVVIGSGATAITLLPSMADKAAHITMLQRSPSYILALPENDPLDWTARLLLPAALARRLIRFRWIMAAFLIATLCRWFPRLARAVILWLTSLELPTGTKMKPHFTPRYNPWEQRMCFCPGGDFFQCLRAGKASVETGVIEQVTESTIRIESGRELHPDIIVTATGLKVRLAGGINVSLDGRPVRVPDCYSWKGCMLENLPNLFYSMGYFDASWTLGVDATAQLVCRLLNTVTRDGFAHIVPRLSEAEKSTMSDLPFLPINSTYVERAKGVFPKVGNSKQWLPRSYYWKDLANAWWGDVQSGLEWSR; this is encoded by the coding sequence ATGGGTACCCGACGGGTGCAGGATGCGGACTATGATGTGGTGATCGTCGGCGCGGGCTTCTCCGGCATCAATTTCGCGTACAGGCTGCAGGAGCGCAACCCGGAGCTGAGCTACTGCATCCTGGAGGGGCGGCACCAGGTGGGCGGGACGTGGAGCCTGTTCCAGTACCCCGGCATCCGCTCCGATTCCGACCTCTACACCTTCGGCTTCCCCTGGCGGCCATGGGTGGAGAAGCAGCCCATCGCCCGCGGCCCGCTCATCCTCAACTACCTCGAGGCGTCTGTCGCCGAGGCGGGCATCGACAACAAGATCAAGTTCAACCATCGGGTCGTCAGCATGGACTGGTCCTCGGCGTCATCGACATGGACGCTAAACGTgacggccggcggcggcgacgacaacGAGGTTGTCTCCATGTCCATGCGCGCCCGGTTCGTGCTGCTCGGCACGGGATACTACGACTACGAAGAGCCGCTCGAGGCCCGTATCCCCGGAATAGACAGCTTCCGGGGCGCCGTCGTCCACCCCCAGTTCTGGCCTCGGGACCTGGACTACTCCGGCAAGAACGTCGTCGTCATCGGGTCTGGCGCCACCGCCATCACGCTGCTCCCCAGCATGGCCGACAAGGCCGCACACATAACCATGCTGCAGCGGTCGCCCAGCTACATCCTCGCCCTGCCCGAAAACGACCCTCTCGACTGGACCGCCCGGCTCTTGCTTCCCGCCGCGCTGGCCAGGCGACTGATTCGATTCAGGTGGATCATGGCGGCGTTTCTTATCGCAACCCTGTGCCGGTGGTTCCCGCGGCTTGCCCGCGCCGTCATCCTCTGGCTGACGTCCCTCGAGCTGCCGACCGGCACCAAGATGAAGCCTCACTTCACCCCGCGATACAACCCCTGGGAGCAGCGCATGTGTTTCTGCCCGGGCGGCGACTTCTTCCAGTGTCTGCGCGCCGGCAAGGCCAGCGTGGAGACGGGCGTCATTGAGCAAGTCACCGAGAGTACCATCAGGATTGAGTCCGGCCGGGAACTACACCCAGACATCATCGTCACAGCCACGGGGTTGAAGGTCCGGCTCGCCGGGGGCATCAACGTCTCCCTGGACGGCAGGCCCGTCCGTGTGCCCGACTGCTACTCCTGGAAGGGGTGCATGCTCGAGAACCTGCCCAACCTCTTCTATTCCATGGGCTACTTCGATGCGAGCTGGACGCTCGGCGTCGACGCCACCGCCCAGCTCGTCTGCCGCCTTCTCAACACGGTCACGCGCGACGGCTTCGCGCACATAGTGCCCCGCCTGAGTGAGGCGGAAAAGAGCACCATGTCCGACCTGCCTTTCCTGCCAATCAACTCAACCTATGTGGAAAGGGCCAAGGGCGTCTTTCCGAAGGTCGGAAACAGCAAGCAATGGCTTCCGCGATCATACTACTGGAAGGATCTCGCGAATGCATGGTGGGGAGACGTGCAAAGCGGCTTGGAATGGTCAAGATAG